A single region of the Sulfitobacter geojensis genome encodes:
- a CDS encoding GNAT family N-acetyltransferase: MTFTLQTDRLVLRPFRAADSLWVTQALEDVDVAQWIPLLPFPYSIDDGRSFVELQAGPKADALAVVHNDLPVGCITKVIELGYWFRKSAWGQGFATEAARAVVAQHFRTSDQNLTSGYMIDNNRSQRVLSKLGFVPKETVERLSTAVDEMKTIQRMVLSRADWEACA; encoded by the coding sequence ATGACCTTTACCTTACAAACCGACCGTCTGGTTCTGCGCCCGTTTCGCGCTGCCGACAGCCTTTGGGTGACCCAAGCGCTTGAGGATGTGGATGTTGCGCAGTGGATACCCTTGCTGCCTTTCCCTTACAGCATCGATGACGGGCGTTCCTTTGTTGAATTGCAGGCTGGCCCAAAGGCAGACGCCTTGGCCGTGGTCCACAATGATCTGCCCGTAGGTTGCATCACAAAGGTCATAGAACTTGGGTATTGGTTCCGCAAAAGCGCTTGGGGGCAGGGGTTCGCCACAGAAGCCGCACGGGCCGTTGTGGCGCAGCATTTCAGGACATCTGACCAGAATTTGACGTCGGGCTATATGATCGACAACAATCGCTCACAGCGCGTCCTGTCAAAGCTTGGGTTTGTTCCGAAGGAAACCGTGGAACGCCTGTCGACGGCTGTGGATGAGATGAAAACCATCCAACGGATGGTGCTGTCGCGGGCTGATTGGGAGGCCTGCGCATGA
- a CDS encoding 50S ribosomal protein L21: MFAVIKTGGKQYKVASGDMLRVERIAANAGETVQFNEVLMLGGDKVQVGAPLIEDAAVQAEVVDQIKGDKVINFVKRRRKHSSKRTKGHRQKLTLIKIGDILETGAGKSKVMAAVGTGSVSAAAVAAITGKSADEAAKPAKAKKAAAPKAEAKAEKPKAEKKAAPKKAAAKKSDGDDLSEISGVGPVIVGKLHAEGITTFAQIAAWTDADVEAIEEKLSFKGRVGREDWIAQAKDLAKG, translated from the coding sequence ATGTTCGCAGTCATCAAGACTGGCGGAAAGCAGTATAAAGTAGCCTCGGGCGACATGCTTCGGGTGGAACGTATTGCGGCAAACGCTGGCGAAACCGTACAATTCAACGAAGTATTGATGCTGGGTGGCGACAAAGTTCAGGTTGGCGCACCGCTGATCGAAGACGCGGCTGTTCAAGCCGAAGTTGTTGACCAGATCAAAGGCGACAAGGTGATCAACTTTGTTAAACGCCGTCGTAAGCACTCTTCCAAGCGCACCAAGGGTCACCGTCAAAAGCTGACACTGATCAAAATCGGTGACATTCTTGAAACCGGTGCCGGCAAATCCAAAGTGATGGCCGCCGTTGGGACAGGTTCTGTATCGGCCGCAGCTGTTGCTGCGATCACTGGCAAATCCGCTGACGAAGCGGCCAAGCCTGCGAAGGCCAAAAAAGCCGCCGCACCAAAGGCAGAAGCGAAAGCTGAAAAGCCCAAGGCCGAGAAGAAAGCAGCGCCAAAGAAAGCCGCTGCAAAGAAGTCTGATGGCGACGACCTGTCCGAAATCTCCGGCGTAGGTCCGGTGATTGTTGGCAAACTGCACGCAGAAGGCATCACAACCTTCGCGCAGATCGCTGCATGGACAGATGCGGACGTTGAAGCTATTGAAGAGAAACTGTCGTTCAAAGGTCGTGTCGGTCGTGAAGACTGGATCGCACAGGCCAAAGATCTGGCTAAAGGTTAA
- a CDS encoding GNAT family N-acetyltransferase, with amino-acid sequence MKIQPIVNQPVIETARFDLRPLRRSDLGLIELHAGDERVARNTTSIPHPLPPGTIEAFISRAMTEPRDFDCWAMDGTKENGAEVMGLITLSRLDRNQSEVGFWVAPAFWNTHLASDSVTALVSANPLGNATMFATVFQDNPASAKVMTNAGFVYLGDAETYCLARDAAVPTWTYSRKL; translated from the coding sequence ATGAAGATTCAACCCATTGTAAATCAGCCGGTAATCGAGACGGCGCGTTTTGATCTGCGCCCCCTGCGGCGCTCTGATCTGGGGCTGATCGAATTGCACGCCGGTGATGAACGCGTGGCGCGTAACACAACGTCAATCCCGCACCCGCTGCCCCCCGGCACGATCGAAGCTTTCATCTCGCGCGCCATGACCGAGCCGCGTGATTTTGACTGCTGGGCCATGGACGGAACCAAAGAGAACGGTGCCGAAGTGATGGGGCTGATTACGCTCTCGCGGCTTGACCGTAACCAGTCCGAAGTTGGTTTTTGGGTTGCGCCGGCGTTCTGGAACACCCATCTGGCATCTGACTCCGTCACTGCATTGGTCAGCGCCAATCCGTTGGGCAACGCCACGATGTTCGCCACGGTTTTTCAGGACAACCCTGCCTCGGCCAAGGTCATGACCAATGCCGGCTTCGTCTATTTGGGCGATGCGGAAACCTATTGTCTGGCACGCGATGCTGCCGTACCCACATGGACCTATAGCCGTAAGCTATAA
- a CDS encoding LysE family translocator codes for MSIAILPLAVFAASQIGTPGPANMALLATGARFGFRAALPFVAGVALGKQLIIWPIGFGLMELAEAAPWLFIALKYISAAYIIWLAWKVANLRLNTTASTGAAPGFAAGLIVHPLNPKAWAMIVGSFTAFVGPDVPTLTATATIAAVLLGCQIILHPIWTLAGDRIAKTVAGTRAEPYLMWTLAGLTVASVLFVLFGGGT; via the coding sequence ATGAGTATCGCGATCCTTCCCCTTGCCGTTTTCGCGGCCAGCCAGATCGGCACGCCCGGGCCCGCAAACATGGCACTGCTCGCGACCGGCGCGCGGTTCGGGTTTCGCGCGGCCTTGCCATTCGTGGCGGGCGTGGCTCTTGGCAAGCAGTTGATCATCTGGCCCATCGGTTTCGGCCTGATGGAGCTGGCCGAGGCGGCACCGTGGCTGTTTATCGCCCTGAAATACATTTCGGCAGCCTATATCATCTGGCTGGCATGGAAGGTCGCGAACCTGCGTCTGAACACCACGGCCAGCACAGGCGCGGCACCGGGTTTTGCCGCCGGTTTGATTGTGCATCCGCTCAACCCTAAAGCATGGGCAATGATTGTTGGTAGTTTCACGGCCTTCGTCGGCCCCGATGTGCCAACCCTGACGGCCACGGCGACCATCGCGGCGGTGTTGCTGGGCTGTCAGATTATTCTGCATCCGATCTGGACTTTGGCGGGGGACAGGATCGCCAAAACCGTTGCAGGTACACGTGCAGAACCTTATTTGATGTGGACATTGGCGGGCCTTACCGTCGCGTCCGTTCTATTCGTATTGTTCGGAGGAGGAACATGA
- a CDS encoding DUF3553 domain-containing protein, giving the protein MDDLNAIMTPGMLVRHPERPEWGVGQVQSNSAGKVTVNFRGEGKIVIDSFRVGLMPVFDD; this is encoded by the coding sequence ATGGACGATCTGAACGCAATCATGACGCCCGGTATGCTGGTGCGCCATCCTGAACGGCCCGAATGGGGCGTGGGACAAGTGCAAAGCAACAGTGCTGGCAAGGTTACAGTTAATTTTCGCGGCGAGGGCAAAATAGTCATCGACAGCTTCCGGGTAGGGTTAATGCCCGTTTTTGATGACTGA
- the obgE gene encoding GTPase ObgE has product MKFLDLCKVYIRSGAGGGGCISFRREKYIEYGGPDGGDGGGGGSVWAEAVDGLNTLIDFRYQQHFFAKNGQPGMGKQRTGKDGDDIVLRVPVGTEIMDEDQETVIVDITEVGQRVQLARGGNGGWGNLHFKSATNQAPRRSNPGQDGVERTLWLRLKLIADVGLLGLPNAGKSTFLAATSNARPKIADYPFTTLHPNLGVVGVDNTEFVVADIPGLIEGASEGRGLGDLFLGHVERCSVLLHLVDGTSETVAEDYQTIIIELEHYGGDLALKPRVTVLNKVDALDEEQLASKLAELEKASGGPVMQMSGVAKIGTVDVLRTLRGEIDEDKLRHKPAVEAESWQP; this is encoded by the coding sequence ATGAAATTCCTCGACCTTTGCAAAGTTTACATCCGTTCCGGCGCGGGCGGCGGTGGCTGCATTTCGTTCCGGCGTGAAAAATACATCGAATACGGCGGCCCCGACGGCGGGGATGGCGGCGGCGGCGGGTCGGTTTGGGCCGAAGCGGTGGACGGGCTGAACACCCTTATCGATTTCCGCTATCAGCAGCATTTCTTTGCCAAGAACGGCCAGCCCGGCATGGGCAAACAGCGCACCGGCAAGGACGGCGATGACATCGTGCTGCGCGTTCCTGTCGGCACAGAAATCATGGACGAAGATCAGGAAACCGTGATCGTCGACATCACCGAAGTGGGTCAACGCGTGCAACTGGCGCGTGGCGGCAATGGCGGCTGGGGCAACCTGCATTTCAAATCTGCGACAAACCAGGCACCGCGCCGCTCCAATCCCGGTCAGGATGGGGTCGAGCGTACCCTTTGGCTGCGATTGAAACTGATTGCGGATGTCGGATTGTTGGGGCTGCCGAACGCGGGCAAATCGACATTTCTGGCTGCGACTTCAAACGCGCGACCCAAGATTGCGGATTATCCGTTCACCACCCTTCACCCGAACTTGGGCGTCGTAGGTGTTGATAACACTGAATTTGTTGTCGCCGACATCCCCGGTTTGATCGAAGGGGCGTCTGAGGGGCGCGGCCTTGGTGATCTGTTCCTGGGCCATGTGGAACGGTGTTCTGTGTTGTTGCATCTGGTGGATGGGACCTCTGAAACGGTGGCAGAAGATTACCAGACCATCATCATCGAGCTTGAACATTACGGCGGTGATCTGGCGTTGAAGCCACGTGTGACAGTGCTGAACAAAGTTGACGCTTTGGACGAAGAGCAGCTGGCAAGCAAACTGGCAGAACTGGAAAAAGCATCCGGTGGCCCCGTGATGCAGATGTCCGGTGTTGCCAAAATCGGCACGGTCGACGTCTTGCGCACCCTGCGCGGCGAAATCGACGAAGACAAGCTGCGTCACAAACCTGCGGTGGAGGCGGAGTCGTGGCAACCCTAA
- the proB gene encoding glutamate 5-kinase translates to MATLSTAKRLVVKIGSALLVDRHTGDLRADWLHALAEDVRWLKGVGCDVVLVSSGSIALGRGVLGLPATPLALEQSQAAAAVGQIRLARAYEEALAPHAIKTAQVLVTLEDSADRRRYLNSRATLETLLGFGVVPIVNENDTVATDEIRFGDNDRLAAQIAVTVGADQLILLSDVDGFYSANPNEDASATRYDVIDTITAEIEEMAGDAGSGLSKGGMKTKLMAAKTATTAGCAMAITEGSVMRPLRALEDGANATWFTAQSDPQAARKRWIAAMKPRGSVTLDAGAVSALTKGKSLLPAGITEVSGPFERGDSVALLDPTGRVIGSGLSRYASDEAAQIKGHQSAQIEALLGYPGRAALIHRDDMAL, encoded by the coding sequence GTGGCAACCCTAAGCACCGCCAAACGGCTGGTTGTCAAAATCGGCTCGGCTTTGTTGGTGGACCGGCACACCGGTGACCTGCGGGCCGACTGGTTGCATGCTTTGGCCGAAGATGTGCGTTGGCTCAAAGGGGTGGGCTGTGATGTTGTGCTGGTATCTTCCGGCTCTATCGCCTTGGGGCGTGGCGTATTGGGTTTGCCTGCGACACCATTGGCGTTGGAGCAATCGCAGGCGGCGGCCGCTGTTGGCCAGATCCGTCTGGCCCGCGCTTACGAGGAAGCCTTGGCACCTCATGCCATCAAGACCGCGCAAGTTCTTGTAACACTTGAAGATTCTGCAGATCGCCGCCGCTATCTGAACAGTCGCGCGACCTTGGAGACCCTGTTGGGATTCGGGGTGGTTCCGATTGTGAATGAAAACGACACGGTCGCGACTGATGAAATCCGCTTTGGTGACAACGACAGATTGGCGGCACAGATTGCAGTGACAGTCGGGGCGGATCAATTGATTTTGTTGTCCGATGTCGACGGGTTTTACAGCGCCAATCCAAACGAGGACGCCAGCGCGACCCGCTATGATGTGATCGATACCATCACTGCCGAGATCGAAGAGATGGCGGGCGATGCCGGTTCGGGTCTTAGCAAAGGCGGGATGAAAACCAAGCTGATGGCGGCAAAAACCGCAACGACTGCAGGTTGCGCGATGGCGATCACCGAAGGATCGGTTATGCGACCCCTGCGGGCGTTGGAAGACGGGGCAAACGCCACATGGTTCACTGCGCAAAGCGATCCGCAAGCCGCCCGCAAACGCTGGATTGCGGCGATGAAACCGCGTGGATCGGTGACCTTGGATGCTGGTGCGGTGAGCGCGCTGACGAAAGGAAAATCCCTTTTGCCCGCGGGTATTACCGAAGTATCCGGCCCCTTTGAGCGGGGCGACAGCGTGGCACTGCTGGACCCCACGGGACGGGTGATCGGCAGCGGTCTGAGCCGCTACGCGTCTGACGAAGCGGCCCAAATCAAAGGACACCAAAGCGCACAGATCGAAGCGCTGTTAGGATATCCGGGCCGCGCGGCTTTAATCCACCGCGATGATATGGCTCTTTGA
- a CDS encoding glutamate-5-semialdehyde dehydrogenase, with translation MNEKENISSLMADIGARAKAAAAGLAVASAERKHAALISAAENMWKNREGILAANAEDLIFGRDKGLSDAMMDRLMLDESRIQSMVDGLRSVAEQADPVGEVIADWDQPSGLNIRRVRTPLGVIGVIYESRPNVTADAGALCLKAGNAVILRGGSEGYNSSRAIHACLQQGLRDAGLPEDAVQLVPTRDRAAVSEMLTMTDTIDVIVPRGGKGLVGLVQREARVPVFAHLEGIVHIYIDEHADPEKALKIVLNAKTRRTGICGAAECLLIHEGIMKTIGQGVVRALMDAGVDVRGDANLQGIEGVTPATAEDWGCEYLDMIIAAKTVSSVEDAIAHIRKFGSNHTDCIISEDAATVETFMNHLDSAILIHNASTQFADGGEFGMGAEIGIATGKMHARGPVGAAQLTSFKYLVTGDGTVRA, from the coding sequence ATGAACGAAAAAGAAAATATTTCATCTTTAATGGCTGACATCGGGGCACGTGCAAAAGCGGCTGCCGCAGGGCTGGCCGTGGCATCGGCAGAGCGCAAACATGCCGCTTTGATCAGCGCTGCAGAAAATATGTGGAAAAACCGCGAGGGCATTCTGGCCGCCAACGCGGAGGATTTGATCTTTGGTCGCGACAAGGGGCTGTCGGATGCGATGATGGACCGGTTGATGCTGGACGAAAGCCGCATCCAGTCCATGGTTGACGGTTTGCGCAGTGTCGCAGAACAGGCCGATCCCGTGGGCGAGGTGATTGCGGATTGGGATCAGCCGTCCGGGTTGAACATTCGCCGCGTGCGTACGCCTTTGGGGGTGATTGGTGTGATCTACGAAAGCCGTCCGAACGTGACCGCTGACGCCGGTGCGCTTTGTTTGAAAGCGGGCAACGCGGTAATCCTGCGGGGCGGTTCGGAAGGATATAACTCATCGCGCGCGATCCACGCCTGTTTGCAGCAGGGGTTGCGCGATGCGGGCCTTCCCGAAGATGCGGTGCAACTGGTGCCCACACGCGACCGCGCCGCAGTGAGCGAAATGTTGACGATGACGGACACCATTGATGTGATCGTGCCGCGCGGTGGCAAGGGGTTGGTCGGCCTGGTCCAGCGCGAGGCGCGGGTGCCTGTATTTGCGCATCTGGAGGGGATCGTTCACATCTATATCGATGAACATGCCGATCCTGAAAAGGCGTTGAAAATCGTCCTGAACGCCAAAACGCGGCGGACCGGTATTTGCGGCGCTGCGGAATGTCTGTTGATCCACGAAGGGATCATGAAAACCATCGGGCAGGGTGTTGTGCGCGCCTTGATGGATGCCGGCGTCGATGTGCGTGGTGACGCGAATCTACAAGGGATCGAGGGGGTTACCCCCGCAACGGCAGAGGATTGGGGCTGCGAATATCTCGACATGATCATCGCGGCCAAGACGGTGAGCAGTGTCGAGGATGCGATCGCGCATATCCGCAAGTTTGGTTCGAACCACACCGATTGCATCATCTCCGAAGATGCGGCGACGGTGGAAACCTTTATGAACCACCTCGATTCCGCAATCCTGATCCACAATGCGTCAACCCAGTTTGCCGATGGTGGTGAATTCGGTATGGGGGCCGAGATTGGCATCGCAACGGGCAAAATGCACGCGCGTGGGCCGGTCGGGGCCGCGCAGTTGACCAGCTTCAAGTATCTGGTGACAGGGGACGGAACGGTTCGCGCCTAA
- a CDS encoding DUF2059 domain-containing protein: MRRFLGLCSLLWLFASSAAFADARMSVLVDVLKLSEAAVILSEEGKGQAQDINIEMLDGQGGAGWAQQVSQIYAPARMVELVRAELVKELSGDALEQVITFFASSRGREIIALENAARRAIQDSDVEDAARARFAEVEGSDDARLALIGKYIESGDMISRNVTSALNSNYQFLRGLAEGGAIEMTQEEMLEDAAGDIESSTRDTTQWLFGFLLLAYHPLSDDDLQAYIAFSETPAGQALNRALFEGFGKSYEDISYALGRAVALNMTAQEL, translated from the coding sequence ATGCGGCGTTTCCTTGGTCTGTGCTCGCTGCTCTGGCTGTTTGCCAGCAGTGCGGCATTTGCCGACGCGCGCATGAGCGTGCTGGTGGATGTTCTTAAACTGTCCGAAGCTGCCGTAATCCTGAGTGAAGAAGGCAAGGGGCAGGCGCAGGACATCAATATCGAGATGTTGGACGGGCAGGGCGGTGCCGGCTGGGCGCAGCAGGTGTCACAGATTTATGCACCGGCCCGTATGGTGGAGCTGGTACGTGCCGAGTTGGTAAAAGAATTGTCCGGTGATGCACTGGAACAAGTGATCACGTTTTTCGCCAGCAGCCGTGGTAGAGAGATCATTGCGTTGGAGAACGCAGCACGACGCGCCATTCAGGACAGCGATGTCGAAGACGCGGCGCGGGCGCGCTTTGCCGAAGTCGAAGGCAGCGACGATGCCCGCTTGGCACTGATCGGCAAATATATCGAAAGTGGCGATATGATCTCGCGCAATGTGACCAGCGCGTTGAATTCCAACTATCAGTTCCTGCGCGGTCTAGCCGAAGGGGGCGCGATCGAAATGACGCAAGAGGAGATGTTGGAGGATGCCGCCGGTGACATCGAAAGCAGCACGCGTGATACCACGCAGTGGCTGTTCGGATTCTTGTTGCTGGCCTATCATCCGCTGTCCGATGACGATCTGCAGGCCTATATCGCCTTTTCCGAAACGCCTGCGGGGCAAGCCTTGAACCGCGCCTTGTTTGAGGGGTTCGGCAAATCTTACGAGGATATATCCTATGCCTTGGGGCGGGCTGTGGCGTTGAATATGACAGCGCAAGAGCTGTAA
- a CDS encoding histidine phosphotransferase family protein → MSELNTTLAGLIGSRICHDLISPIGAINNGLELLGMSGNPAGPEIGLIGESVGNASARIRFFRIAFGAAGDQLVGPAEVQSILRDLYDASRLSPEWKVETPAHRTDVRLAFLAIMCIETAMPYGGRVEVTHHEGTWQLNGTADRINVDTDLWALLSGSAACKDLLPSHVQFALLPLIAQDSTRRVTCQSDETTIKVEL, encoded by the coding sequence ATGAGCGAATTGAACACCACCCTAGCCGGCCTGATCGGCAGCCGTATTTGCCACGACTTGATATCGCCGATTGGCGCGATCAACAATGGCCTCGAACTACTGGGCATGTCGGGCAATCCGGCAGGACCGGAAATCGGCCTGATCGGCGAAAGCGTGGGGAACGCCAGCGCGCGCATCCGGTTCTTCCGCATCGCCTTTGGCGCGGCGGGGGATCAACTGGTCGGCCCTGCCGAGGTGCAATCCATCCTGCGCGACCTCTACGACGCGAGCCGCCTTTCCCCTGAGTGGAAAGTTGAAACACCAGCCCATCGAACGGACGTCAGGCTCGCGTTTCTCGCCATCATGTGCATTGAAACGGCGATGCCCTACGGCGGGCGGGTTGAGGTGACCCATCATGAGGGCACATGGCAACTGAACGGCACGGCCGATCGCATCAACGTCGACACAGATCTTTGGGCGCTGCTTTCAGGCAGCGCTGCATGCAAGGATTTGCTGCCCTCTCATGTCCAGTTTGCCCTCTTGCCCCTAATCGCACAGGATTCGACACGGCGCGTCACTTGCCAGTCAGACGAGACAACAATCAAGGTCGAGCTTTAG
- a CDS encoding DUF2059 domain-containing protein has protein sequence MTPVLRVPLLVLSFLCFAALALQSQPARAADPDRLEAFLEVTGFDVALESIRLSADSAPQMLGLSADDFGSEWSRLVREVFQTELMHDMALDILSKTLSDDLLDHAAGFYASDLGQRLVVAENASHMVDEDGLKSESGSSIIDGLVRIGSPRVQLLTRLNEASDVEDSSIRAIQEVQIRFLMAAAGAGVIELRMDEPDLREAMRSQEGEMRRSIKANALANAAYTYQAFSDQEVADYADALADPRMQKVYALMNAVQYEIQANRFEEVATRLSAMQPSQDL, from the coding sequence ATGACCCCTGTTTTGCGCGTACCGCTGTTGGTTCTCTCGTTCTTGTGCTTTGCGGCGTTGGCCCTGCAAAGCCAGCCCGCCCGCGCTGCCGACCCCGACCGGCTGGAGGCGTTTCTTGAGGTGACAGGGTTTGATGTTGCGTTGGAAAGCATCCGGCTTTCAGCCGATTCCGCGCCGCAAATGCTGGGGCTGAGCGCGGATGATTTCGGTTCCGAGTGGTCACGACTGGTGCGCGAGGTCTTCCAGACGGAACTGATGCATGACATGGCGCTCGACATTCTGTCCAAGACGTTAAGTGACGATCTGCTGGATCATGCGGCGGGGTTTTACGCCTCTGACCTGGGACAACGGTTGGTGGTGGCCGAAAACGCGTCGCATATGGTGGACGAGGACGGGTTGAAATCAGAAAGCGGCAGTTCGATCATTGACGGGCTGGTGCGTATCGGTTCACCGCGTGTGCAATTGCTGACGCGGTTGAACGAGGCCAGCGACGTCGAAGACAGTTCGATCCGTGCTATCCAAGAGGTGCAGATCAGGTTCCTGATGGCGGCCGCCGGTGCCGGTGTGATCGAATTGCGGATGGACGAGCCGGATTTGCGCGAAGCAATGCGCAGTCAGGAAGGCGAGATGCGCCGCTCGATCAAGGCCAATGCGCTTGCAAATGCCGCATACACCTATCAGGCGTTTTCTGATCAGGAAGTTGCTGATTATGCCGATGCGCTGGCGGACCCGAGAATGCAAAAGGTCTATGCGTTGATGAACGCTGTGCAATATGAAATTCAGGCCAACCGTTTCGAAGAAGTGGCCACGCGCTTGTCTGCCATGCAACCCAGTCAGGACCTATGA
- the rpmA gene encoding 50S ribosomal protein L27, with protein sequence MAHKKAGGSSRNGRDSAGRRLGVKKYGGESVIPGNIIVRQRGTKFWPADGVGMGKDHTIFATVDGAVTFHKGLKNRTFISVLPMAEAAE encoded by the coding sequence ATGGCACATAAAAAAGCAGGCGGCTCATCCCGTAACGGACGCGACTCAGCTGGTCGTCGTCTTGGCGTTAAGAAATACGGTGGCGAATCCGTCATCCCCGGCAACATCATCGTGCGTCAGCGCGGCACCAAGTTCTGGCCTGCCGACGGCGTTGGCATGGGCAAGGATCACACGATCTTTGCAACTGTTGACGGTGCCGTGACCTTTCACAAAGGTCTGAAAAACCGCACGTTTATTTCTGTACTCCCGATGGCGGAAGCCGCAGAATAA